CTATCCCACGCGATCCAGCAGAGCCGTCTCTGTTCCGGTTTCTGATCCCACCAGAACCGGGTTAAAACCGCTTGGATTTGTTTACAAAGAGACTGAGGAAATTTGAAGCAGGACATGGCGTAAGAAGGCATTGCTGCCAGCACTGATTTCAGCAAAACTAGCTTCCCAGCTCCCGACAGAAATCTAGTCGTCCAGCCATGGGATTTTTGTCTGATACGATCCACCAAGGAGGCAAAAATGTCGCGCTTTCTTCTCCCGAAATGCTCAGGTAGACCGAGGTACTTTCCTATGCCTCCTTCTTGTCCTGTACCAAGGGCTGATTTAACATTCTGCTTTGTGCTCGGCAGCGTCTTGGAAGAGAAGGTAATTGCAGATTTATTGCGGTTGATGCATTGGCCGGAGGCCAGCTCGTATCTCTACAAAATCGACACTAGGGCTTCGCAGCTGGCACTGTCAGAACGGCAGAAAAACATGGTGTCATCCGCGAAGAGGAGATGGTTTATCGGTGGACAGGCACATGCGACTTTTACTCCAGCTAAAGCCCCCCTCTCTTGCGCTTGGTTACAAAGCCCGGACAGCACATCCGTACACAGAATGAAGAGATATGGGGAGAGAGGGTCTCCCTGTCTCAGCCCTCGAGTAGGTGAAACGAGTCCTTGAGGCGCTCCATTTACGAGGAAGGAGTATGAGACCGAGGAGACACAAGCCATGATCCCTGAAATCCACACACTATGGAAACCCATCCGCTCCATAACCTCTCTAAGGAAATCCCATTCAATCCGATCATATGCCTTGCTCATGTCCGTTTTAACCGCCATGGTGCATCTCTGCCGTGCAGCCGACGTACGGAGATAGCAAAGGATCTCATGTGTGATTAGAACATTATCGGAGATTGCCCGTCCGGGTACGAAGACAGATTGATGCCGCGAGATCAGATGGGACATGAGAGGTTGGAGACGCTTGGTGAGGATTTTCGCAATGATCTTGTAGTGGGTGTTGCACAAGGCGATCGGTCGGTAGTCCGCCACCTTCCTAGGTCCGGAGATCTTGGGGATCATCCTTACATGTGTCTCATTTTGGCGTTTGTGCAAATTCTCGGAGGCGAAGAAGTCTCTGATGTCTATAGTAATATCAGGACCAATGATATCCCAAAAGGATTGATAGAAACCCGCTGAGAATCCATCAGGTCCTGGCTCTTTGTCCACATTAATGGAGAAGACCGCTTGCCTGATTTCCACATCTGATGGTACAGCAATGAGCTCTTCGTTCATCTCCGGTGAGACTTTGGGAGTGACGACCTCTCGGACCACACTTAAGTCTCCAGTTGAGCGGGAAGAGAAGATGTCTTGGTAGAAAGACTTGATGGCCTGCACAATCTGTTCTTCTTTAAAAAATGCATTCCCTGTTTCATCTTCTATAACCGCGAACTTATTAAGGGCCCGTCGGCCTCGGGTGACCGAGTGGAAGAAGCTCGAGTTCCTGTCTCCGCAACTTAGCCACTGAGTTCTGCTTCTTTGACGCCAAAACTGCTCCTCCTCTGCATACACCTTATCTAAGGAAGACTGCAGCGATAGAATGAGGTCAGCAACAGGACTTGTATCCGAGAGAGCGGCCTCAAGCTGTTCTTGGGAAGATAGAATTAGATCCCTGCTGTTCTGGTTTTGTAGCTTAGTCCACTCGACAATCTTGGTCCTAACGCGACAGATTTTAGTAATGACTGCATCACCTGGTTGTGCCTCCCATGTATCTTCCACGATAGCTCTGATCTCTGGCTTATCTCGTAGCCTTCTATCGAAGCGAAAGATacctttttttttcagcaagttACTATCAAAGAGAGTGAGCACTGGCCTATGGTCGGAGCCTTCAAACCGATGATACTCACATCGACCCGTCGGGAACATCTCACTCCACTCTACATTAGCCATTGGCCTGTCAAGGCAAGATTGAATAAAATGACTGTATCGAATGCCTCGCCATGAGAGTGAGTTCCCAGAATGTTGGAGATCCCAAACGCCATGTTAGGTCACATAGCTGCGGAAGGAGAGAAAGGAGCCCTCCCATCGAACCGGGCCTCCTACTTTCTCCGAATTGTTCAAGAGATCATTGAAATCTCCCGTAATAAGCCAAGCCTCTTTTCTTTGTACTCCTAGTTCGGAGAGTTTATTCCAGAATTCAGCGCGTTCCTCCTTTCTAGGGGCACCGTAAACATAAGAGACAAAGAAGGTCTTATTATTACTTGTGATACAAGTGTCGATAATATTCGGAGATGAGTACAAAACATCAAGTTGAACATTAGCTTTTCACGAGAGAGCAAGACCCCCACTCAGTCCATCGGGAGGAACCGTTAATTGGCAGGAGTACTCAGAGCCTCGATAGGAGTTGAAAACAGCTTCATCTTGATTTTTGGTCTCCATAAGGAACATGATGTCGGGGGAAAGCTTCGATCTGATTTCCCTGACGCATTGAACTGTGAGAGGGTTCCTTAACCCCTGACAGTTCCAGCTCATACTCGCTAAGGAAGAGAGCCGGGAGCGGTCTGAAAATCCGCTCGCTTCTTAGAGATAGCCGGTATTAGAGTGGTGGTTGGCCTGTCTCCCGTCGCAGATGCCTTGCCCCTTGCCTTTGGGTTCATCCCTGGCTTACGTTTTGGTAAGCCTTGATTTAGGATTCTGCGTTTGTTGAGAGTGATACCCTTGGCAGGGCTACGAACCCGTCTGGCTGTTGGAGCGCGAGTAGATGGGGCACGAGTAGGTTTCTTGCCTTCAGCTTTAGATATCGTTTTAGCTAGGATTGGGAGGGGCGAGTCATCAGTGGGGAGAGGTCCTAGTCTTAGAGAGACATGAGTTCTATCTTCACTGAGTGTCCTTATGGGAGAGTGCCCCTTCATCTCAATATGTGCAAGCTCCCCCCTGCTGCTTTGGAGCTAGAAGGTCTCATAAGCTCTGGTGGGGTTTGGTATGGTAGAGCATCTTCCAGGTACTGGACGTTGACCTCTTGTAGTCGCCCAGAGTCTGAGTTAGCAACCCCATTTTGGAGCAGGGGAACTCTATCTGGAGCACCTGAGAGACGTTCCAGAGCAGAGCGGCGTTCACCCGAGTTATTTGACACTCTTGGCGTTTGCGGTGAAGCCAGAGGAGGATTACCGTCCAGTATCATAGGTTCACGTTGGGTTCTTGGGGATGGGGTGTGAGACACTTGAGACTGAATGGAGTTTGACTGTCCTCTAGCTCCATCACCTGAGACTGGTCGCCAGTAACCTTTAGAAGCGGGGTTGGCAGTACGCATTCCTTGAGGTCTACTCGAGACATAAGAGCTTTCTCGAATAGGTGGTAGCCTGTCACTCGCAGGACGGTTGGAGCGGTTTCCTTCTCTATCTTCTGAGGAAGAGTAATGACGAGAATGATAGTTACCATCTCTCTTGTTCTCTCTAATTCCCTCATGGAAATCTCGGAGGTCAGAGTGATTGTGCCTCTCACGAGATTGATGATCATGACGTCTATTGTTGTTTGGTTCATCATAGCCCCTGTCATATGGTGAGAAGCGAGATAGTTTGCGGTTATCAGCCCTTTTCCTGCTCTCGGCGATACGATCCAGAGTACGTAGTTGGGAGATACCAAGGCGTGGAGAGTCAGCTGAAGCCGGGTTAGAAGGGTAGTTACTCGCTTCATGGGCTAGAGAGAGACACGAAAAGCAATGTTTTTCCGATTTCTCGTACTCGAGCTCTACCTGCATTGTTCCAGAAGATAGGCTGATGTCCAGAGTCCTTTCCAGAGGTTTAAGGCCATTGATTATGACTCGAACTCTGCATTTGACAGTGTCAGTATCCTCCACCGGACCCAGTTCTTTTCCAATAGCACGGAGCGCTGGGTCTGTCCAGTAGTGGAGAGGAACCCCATGAATTGTCACCCATAAGGGAATGGTTGAGGGGAAAAGATCCGAGACAATGGGTTCCCAGCGTTGTAAGATGAACATCCATTTTTTGAAATGGTATGGCGCCTTAGAGAGTATAGCTTGCAGGTCTTGTTCAGTGTCAAACTTAAACTGGAACAATTGCGGTCCCAGCGCACTTCCAGTAATGTTGCCGATGACCTGCCAGTGTTGGAGGAAGAAACCCACCAAAGCTCTAGTATTCTGCATGGCCGGGTTAGTGACGCGTCCAATCAGAGTGAGTTTGTGCTCTTCGATAAGTCTAGAGCTGTCTGCTTCCGGAAGTTGGATCGGAGCTCGTTTTGATGGGCTAGAAGAGTCTGCGATCCATTTCTCCTTCTCTTTGTTGGAGTATCTACGTGCCATGATTTAGAGGAGAGTAGTGGTCTGTTCAAAACAGAgttccaaaacaaaaacaccAGCTCAAGCTCCAAAGCAAAACACAATCTGTAACAAGAAGACAAAAATAGAAACTGGACTGCACTCAGACAGTAAAATGCCCTGAGGCAGGGTAAAGGAGCTATCACAAACCCCACAAGGGGCTTTTCACACCGGGTCTAGCGATATTCATGTTTGTAGAGGTGGTTTGTGGTAGTACCAATCAAGCCGATTTCAAGCGGAGGAAGTGTGCCAGGACCCAAACACGCACACCAGAGGAAGCAATCAACCagaaatttttcaaattttgaaaattccGGTGACGACGGCGGAAAACCAGGTGGTTGCGGTGGTAAACCAGGTAGCTACGGGGAGAAACCAGGCGGTTGGGGGGAACCAAACGTTCTACAGCATGGAACAAGGTAGGAATCTATCACTGTCACTCCCCAAAGTTGGTGCCTGAGAGAAAAAGACTTTCTCGATAAGAAACTATGCTATTATTTGCAACTTTTTTCACATGTGTCAAGTTgtctattatttaaatattaaaattttaaataagaaactctttttttttggagcaAAAATAAGAAACTCTATGAATTTATTAACCAATGTTGAtgttcttatatttttcttcaGTGTTGATTGATAAATTCTTACCGGGTTCCAGCTATTCAGTCTTGTTTCAGCTCGAGTCTCATCAGCTTCGAACAACCTTGCGGTCCCGAAGTCTGCAACTTTAGGGTTCATCTCTGAATCTAAAAGGATGTTGCTTGCCTTCAAGTCTCTATGAATAATCTTCAACTGCGAATCTTCATGGAGATAAAGTAGACCTCGAGCAACTCCTTCTATAATCTTGAACGTCACCTCCCATGTAAGAAGCAAACGCTTCTCTTCATCTGCAGATTTTCAAAGAAAACACTCTAATTCcgctaaacaaaaaatattccaGATGTATTGTAACTAAATGCAGCGTCCCACGATGACAAACCAAAGATAAAATGTTCAAGACTAGAATTGGGCACAAGCTCGTAGACAAGaatctcttcatctccttcatTACAGAAACCAAGTAGCTTAACTAAGTTCTAATGTTGGAGTCTTGTCAAGATCGAGACCTCATTCTTAAACTCTGTACCTCCTTGTCCTGAACCACTTACTAATCTCTTCACCGCTATTTCTTGCCCGTTCGGTAAAACCCCCTGAAACCGGTCATCCTCGCAGTAAAATTATTGACCCGTATCAAGATTTGACAAGATTATTTAATTTCTGAATGTCTTTTTTTACCTTGTAGACAGTTCCAAATCCACCTTGACCAAGCTTATTTTCTGGCGAAAAGTCATTGGTAACAGAGAGTATCATGGCAAGGCCAAACCGCAACATAGATTGTCCATCAGAATCACAGCATTCTGATTCTGAACCAACAAAAAATATCAAACCTTTATTCTACAAATACTAAGCTTCAATGGAACAATAAACAAATAACTAACTAAGTTTCATTGAAACAATAAACAAATAACTAACCGCTGATGTTTTTATTATACGACTTTCTCCTCTGATCAAAGATGATGAAAAGAGTGGAACCACAATTATAGCGATAGTTCCATTCCGAATCTTTTTTCCTGCAAAATAAAACATCAATTTGCAACCACCAAATGACTAACAAGATAACCTAACATATAATCAATTAATTTCCcctataatagtttttttttagtttttgtcacaaaaatagaaaaatgaccaaaaaaagttttatcaaagggaaaaagtaaatttttaccatagggttaactaatctagacttaagaTTTATAGTTAACGGGTGGGTTTTTGaagatagagtttcaaattttaaaaaataaaatttaaatattaaaaatttcaaaaaaaaaaagctattttggttattttttttgggAAGTTTACTAAAATGAGTCAAATTAATTCAGTTATTACTAGAATATGtcttaaaagtttaaaattactaaattatttttatggtcAAAAATGTCCTTTTTAcggttgtgataaaaaaatgtatattacaaaattgccctttaaattttggaaaattttccGTCGGCATATTtatttaacagaaaaaaaaatctatcgtgacataaatatgttaattaaaTCTGCTGTTGAATTTACATCTGCTGTGTATTTAGTAGCAGACTTTTGAGTTACAGCAGATTTTTTTAAGATGGTTGGCTGATTTATCTGTCCGACTTAATGGTGTCAATAGATTTATCTGTTTTAGTCTAACGAATGAAGTGgccgatttttttttaaattgccaGTTTTATATTGTATCGGTTAGATTTTTAAGACCGATTTAAAATTACCTACAACCGATTTTTAATGGATAATAGACATAGTTTTTTATGACAAATATGTTTATCCGATTTAAATTTCTGGTCGACTTTTATATTCATTTGGTggcaaatttttaaaattgtcaTCTTTGACGGCTGACTTTTAAACCAAATTTTAATTACCAGATTAAGACACACTTGTTGTAGCAGACTTATCCACTTGAATTTCTGGTTAAGTTCACAAAGATTTCGGTTTAGTTTAACTTGGTTCAGTTTCGATTAttttcggttttaattaattttaaattttggtttaaatcaatttgttcttggtttaaattaatttaaacctccggttaaaacaattttaaaagttGGTTTAAGTTAAGAATCATATTACACCACATTTTCCAATTAGGTTTACATTTTatgtcgtcttcttcttcatgttaCATTCCATTCATAAATTTTGGGTCCACTTTCATGGGGATCTACAACGGTGACTTTTAATTCATATTGATTGGAGAATAATGAAACACATGATTCTCGTCTTTGGGAAGTGGAAAGTGGAGAAAACAAAGGGGTTATTTAAAGTAGATAATGATCGAGGTAGCATAATAGTTGGTGCGAATGAGGACACTCGAATCGAAGACTTTGTGAAAATCATATTTGCGGATTATGAAGTTGGTTTTGCAGAAAACGACTTAGTCATCACATTATGGTTCATTTAGTTTGTATTTTAGTTTACATGTCATTTAGTTTGTCTTTCTCAAGAATTTGTAATGAGCTGAGAACAAGTGAAAGAGACGAGCcataattaaataaactaaCCATCAATGTTAAACATCCAAATTATACATCCGAAAACAAGAATACCATCCAAAAATAAGCAAAAACCTACAGTTATACATCCAAGaaaaagcaaacaaacaaaaacagactACGAGTTATACTTCCTAATCCTCCATAGCCACCTCATCATAAATCTCTGCAGCCATATTCGATCGCATTGCTGGTATGATCTATTGATCTGATCACTTAAGCCTACAAAATTATACCCCAGAGCTAAACATTAAATGTATTTCAGAGTGTACACGCCGCAATCTCATGGGTCTTCTTGTGCAGAGAAGTTTGGGAAGTTGATACGCTGATGAGAATCATGCCATGACAGAAGCGGAACCTCAGCTTCCTCTATCCGATGCCCATATATCTCGTAAAGCCGCGGAGGATACTTCTTGTTACCCGAAGATGAGGCCATTCCTTTAAAAAAAAGCAAGAgcacatttaataaatattcccTCCGTTCCTAAATGATAGAccttttagtattttcacacatattaagaaaacacattaaactaccgtaataaatgtattgttttctacaattttcaattttcaataacttttaaccaatagtaattcaataaagtcaattaatttttttgaagtttacaattttatcatagaaaacacaaaaatacatttttctgaaacaaattttttttctaaaaagtctaTCATTAAGGAACAGAAGGAGTATCATTCATCCAGATTATAACAGAGAAATTAGAATTAACTATCACAAAATTTTTAGAAAGAACTTAACAAATGGAACAATAATAatcatacaacataaaaaaagcAATACAAAAGTGTCCTTGTTCTGTGATATTGAGAAACTGAAATTGTGAAGTAACAGAGTATGAGAGTTCTTTGATTTCACATTAATcaagttaataaattttactgcCAAAGGATTAAGGGAATtgcgggtttagggtttttaaaATCAAGCAATCAGAAAAGTTTATctagaaacaaagaaaagacaAATTGATTTTCAATTtgggaattagggttttgaatatatttagcACTTACAGATTCAATTTTCTTCGATTTTGAGGCGGATGTGACCGAATTAGGGTTCGAGTTAGGGTGCATCGTGTGCAAGGAGACTGCAACTGAGATGAGGTTGTCGGATATGGAAGTTCGATGGAACCGATGTGTGGAGAaggagatttgagattgtgaaaGAGAGAAGTGTCGACAAAGGGGTTTTGCTTTTCTGGAAAATATTATACTCGCtcctttttttaatataaatagttttagaattgtgcaaatagattaagaaaatcattaattttttatattttctaaacaaaaacatcattaaatatttacctaaccacaaatcaaccaataataaaatagaatgtatattatcattggtcatatagcattaagtgttaataaattttacataaaaaatcgaaaacgtcatataatttggaacttaaaaatttctttaaaatgacttatattaaaaaaacagagGGGGTACAATTAATTATTACATTAATTCAATGGCAGTTTTGTTAATACTCAAATGAAGGCtggtttttttgtatttttgttacCCATGTGATCTAGTACAGTAATTAAGAAAGTTTATGAATTAGTATAGTAATAACATGAATGATTAGAGTCATTATAGGtaatttctcttttcttttttgaatgctattttgtgacaaaaacttaaaaatggctaTTTAAGATAATTGCTCTATAATTTACCTTTTTCGTCATATCCAGGTTTTAACTCGGTATCTTCTCGAGGAGGAGTCGAACCACGACTAATCATGGAGACTCTTGTCATATTCTCAGAAGATCTAGGAATATTATAAAGATCCCACCGGAAACAACAGCTAAGAAGCTTACCCGCACCGCCCTGCCTTCCCCAATTATTGTTTTGAAAGTTCAACACACACTGCATAAGACATATGTTGCATTCACTAGGTAAAATGTCAGGAGTGCATTTCATCATCATGTAAACATCTGCAAATTCTGTGAACTCTGCTCTTACGACGCTATAATACTTTAGCACAACTGATGAATTTTCAGGAGCTGAAATAGCAGACTGCATTGTTAGGTTAGTCAGTGCTTCCCATTCTCGTCGAAAAAGCTTAAGGCTCTTAGATTCCTATATGACTATATGTATAAAGGATTTTGTGACAAACCAGGTGGGAAGAGCTCGAGTTTTTCGAAAACAGAGTAATTAGCATATCGTACAAGGCAAGAAGCATTGTCACTGTCTCTCGTGGTCCACTTGAAGGATTTAATTCGATTCGGACATATATCTTCTAAATCCTGAATCCCTTGCTCCACGCAGTTCACACAAGCTTGCTTCTCGTAGCCTCGTCCACAAAGGGCAAGACCGTAAACTTTGTTGGTGCCTTCTCCGATTGAAGTGTTGTAGAAGCCGTCGTTAGCCACGACGTTACTTGcaagagaagagaaaagagagtTGAGGTTGTCGCTGTAAGTGCTGTTATCTGAGAATAAGCTTCCTTCACAAACTGTTTTAGCGTCTATAAAAGttagaaggagaagaaagcaaGAGAAGAGAATAACATTAGAGAAATTTTCCATTCTGGTTGtaatttctcttctttaatttcttatattgtcATTGCCAAAATATAGGCTATATTTATAGGATGAATATTGCTTAATTGTGGTTCATAAAATTGGCAACGATGCCTACGTATAaaacacatatatttattttagatataaacaaaactattttaGATATAGACAACGATGCTCAAGAGAAGAGAATAACATTAGAGAAATTTTTCATCCTGGTTGtaatttctcttctttaatttcttatattataattGTGTCAATGAaagtattaataattttactaaagtataaacacatatatttattttagatataaacataacaatgtaaaaaattaaagatcaatttgtaaattaaaaatgcTTAACAGAAAAGAGGTTATAGTTGCGACAAATTTGATGTGCTACTTTTCACATCTTCATTTCCTCTGCTTCAAATGGTGACAGTTTAATTGAacagaaaatgaaaaaataataaacaaaaattcagTTGAGGAAGTGAATAAACAGAAATATCGGAATTTATACTCGATTCATTTTTCAACAAAATTGGAAGATGTTATGAACTATTATGTGgatgtccattaggtccataAGCTCATGTTCTAGAGGATTCTGAATCCCTAATGTTgtatctctatatattgtatCGTGACCTATGGAAGAATAAGATTAACCAATTTCATCTTTCTCTCCCCATCGAACTGGTTTTGGGTCAAGAACCAAAGATCCACATCTAGAAAATTTGGATAAGTTGTTTGTTCCACCACAACCGCTAACAGATGGGACTTCAAAGGAGGTTATggatatgttggatatgatctccattgatgataaaatctaagatttatttaaagaCTCAAAGTTTTtctatccaacattagggggagaaaaataaacagctggagaatgaatgaaatgaaatgaattatcattgatcctcaGACTAAAGATCGAGAATAGAAGTCGAAAATGAATGTATAGAGATA
This genomic stretch from Brassica napus cultivar Da-Ae chromosome C9, Da-Ae, whole genome shotgun sequence harbors:
- the LOC106366931 gene encoding putative cysteine-rich receptor-like protein kinase 39, which produces MENFSNVILFSCFLLLLTFIDAKTVCEGSLFSDNSTYSDNLNSLFSSLASNVVANDGFYNTSIGEGTNKVYGLALCGRGYEKQACVNCVEQGIQDLEDICPNRIKSFKWTTRDSDNASCLVRYANYSVFEKLELFPPAPENSSVVLKYYSVVRAEFTEFADVYMMMKCTPDILPSECNICLMQCVLNFQNNNWGRQGGAGKLLSCCFRWDLYNIPRSSENMTRVSMISRGSTPPREDTELKPGYDEKESECCDSDGQSMLRFGLAMILSVTNDFSPENKLGQGGFGTVYKGVLPNGQEIAVKRLVSGSGQGGDEEILVYELVPNSSLEHFIFDEEKRLLLTWEVTFKIIEGVARGLLYLHEDSQLKIIHRDLKASNILLDSEMNPKVADFGTARLFEADETRAETRLNSWNPIVFCFGA